From the genome of Clavelina lepadiformis chromosome 2, kaClaLepa1.1, whole genome shotgun sequence:
CGTTTTTGTAACTTAAGCTTGTTTCAAGAAACTGAACGCAAGCTTGCGCGAGGTATGGGACAATATACTTCTTGGCAGCATATAAGGTGGCAAGAACTGTGTCAGCTTCCAGGCAAACTGTGTCACAGTAAAGATACCTACAGTTGGCAAAACATTTCTATCACACATCTCCACAATCAATATTTCAACAGTAGAGCAATCTACATGccaaatgttttgtttcttataaATTTACAACCAGTTGTATTTACTTGAGCATTATGAGGAATGCTGATGGCTCCACATCCGGAATAATAACTTCATCCTTATTCTCTGCTAAATCCCCgttaaacattgcaaaaaatactgAACTTCCGATGGCCAGAACATACTTATGGGCAGGAATTCTTTTTATTGCTCCTAGCAAAATTACATGTTGATCACTTCAGTTTTTAAGAAATGTATCTAGTTTTCAAGTCAAACCGAGTGGCTCTGGTGTTAGTTACCTTTGGAGCCAACAATGAAATATACATCACTCATTAGTTCGTTGTTAAACATAATGGCATTTCTTTCACGAATTGTTGATTTTGAATCGTTTAGTTTTACTCCATCATTGCTATCCAAATGCTTAACGTCCTTTGATCCTCGGTCAATGATGCCAGACTTGGCCTTCGATTTCAATGAGCTCTTCTTTGGAATTGTTTCAACTGAACTATAAAGAGACTACCATGACGTATGGAAATCTTATATTTTTTGGAAACAAAGatttacaccaaaaatgccaatattttaaacatacCGATTTTAGCATGATTAGGCCAACAAACAACTATATATAGTGAAAACTATCttaagaaaaagaaatttatagcCCTACTATACTGCATTGTCATTAAATgtaactttaacaaaattccTTTATCATTATCCTTTATGGGTGATTTACACCAATtatttacagtaaaacaaaTCATGTTTCCTTATGAAACTACCATAGAATATAATATGCGCATAGGTATctaaaaactgtaaaacagATATCAAAGTTAAAACAGTGCAATCACAATAATGTTAGCTAAGAAAACAAGACTGGGTAATAATTACTGCGTTTATTAAACCTGTTCAAATGTGGATTGTTTAGCTGTTGGTCATGAATTTGCCCAGTGAGGTTTTCAGAATTTCCGCGAGAATCATTAATTTCCTCCTGCAGGTTATCCATTGAAACGGTTTTAGTTATTCAGATGCCTAGAGCATATTTTGACTTACCGGTACTTAATTTTATACGgaaaaaaaattctaattAAGGCTGTTATTCAACTTTGCAAACTCTAAAAATTAGATTCCTTCCATTTCTGCACAATGCTGTCCCTAACTGTGACTGTACCTAATACGCCTAAGTCAAATTCGTGTTAAAATGGCGCTAAGTTAAAGCCTTATCTGCCTTTAAATGTCGCATCTTGTATTTATTTGTGTATTGTTACGAAATTCATGAGTATAAACGTTACTTTGCCTTTGTGGTAAACAGTAAATACTGTACTTATGCCATGTTTTGACTGTGCTAATTTTGTGACTAACCTGCTGTCGCttttttcctttattttcTTCGCCTTGGACACACGGTGTCAGGCGCGATTTTACGAACGACAGTTTTTAACATCGGCTCGGGATTTCGGCAACGTCTCGTACAGGAACCGACATCTGTTAACTGCCCGGTTGTTTattgccattttctttgaCTGTTTGAAACGTTATATCAATACCACATAATTCTATACCTAAAGcgttttgttttgctgaaatgtaatataaacattaaacaaccttaatgttttacataaaataataatgtaGGCTTGTTTCTAGCTGAATTATTTACGTCGAACATACAAGCTAGGTTGCTTGATGACTTTCTTGACTTTGCCTAAGTTTTTTTATTCGAGAATATTTTcaatcaatgcgatgtttggtCATAATAATGCAAAGATGCTATAAATCAGTATTAGTCCGGTTTCATGGTTTCATTTATGGTGAATCTCAATACTGTATTCGTAAAACAGAAGAGTAGTTTCATTTGCCCCATGTACGTGAGAACATGGAACGTTCAACAACTGATAGCTGTTGAACGGGCCAAGTGCTTGCCCGTGAACGAGGTATGAGTGGCGGACTTGTATAACTTATAACCAAACGGCATAAAGAGAATCAAGTGAAAAGGAAACATTTCGTTGTAATTTCAATGGAAGAGAATGTTTGTTTAGTCTTTGGAGGCATCTCTGTTTATTCAGGGCTTTGCTGAAGAACCAATCTCTTGAAGTGAACTTCAGGCCTTTGAGAGTTCTTTCAGCAGGTTAATTATGTTGACCACCGCTCTAGCTTACGTGTAATATCTGGTAGTCATAGGAAATTAGTAACGCAAATAAACGCACTTTTTGTTGTACAAGTTATTGAGGACCTACCATACCTAGTTTTGATATACAGGAGTTATCTGTGCAAATAAATACTTCGATAACTGGTGCTTTAAACACCAAGCCGAGTTTATATTGTAGGACTTGTAGGGGCCGCCAAACTGAATGAACGACTATTAATTTATGTCCGAAAGTTAATTTTGCAGACATTTTCTATGAATAGGAGCTCAGTCGTTTGTTGTTCAAGACAATTCTCACCACTAAAGTGCTGTCAGGGTGTTTAGTTTGTGCCTATAGTAATGTTGTCAGCCTATTGTCTTCGAAATCGCTTTTTTTGACTGTCAGTTATTCATTCAGCCTATTGTTCGGAACAGTTTTCGCGTGTACTAAAGCTTCAGGGTGCTTTAATGGCACAAAGTTTAGCTAATTATGTCGTGAAGCCAGTAGAGAAAGCGTAAAGCGCACTTCAGGTCGGACTTGTAACAGCAAAGTTACAAAAGCTAGGATTGTCGCAGTCGTTTGGTGTCCacagattattattattcttgtCAGCGCTCAGTACTAAAAAGCAGAGGTATAACTAGGATATAAGCTGTTGAATGTTGATGTACACAGTGTGTTTTTAATCACAGATATCTTTAGTATTTTGGCTTGAACGTTTTTCTTTAGATTTCAGGCCTTTCTATAGCCTAcacttttgtttaaataactcACGCTGGTCATAGCGCGGTTGTCAGGATTTATTGAAAtagtaaaacaaacattggATTAAATCATGACGAGTGCTAATAATAAACTGAGTTCTACACACGCGGCCTACCATCGTTTCCTGCAACCTGCTTATGAGCAGATGATTCTGCATcatgtttataaaaacaagataaatCTGAAGTCAGGAGCTTCGGGAcaacttttacacaaaagGCCGAAAACTACAGGTATTTAAACATACAAAATAGCCTTCAATTTTCCTTAAATTCTCCGCCAAGAACTAGACTAACTTCAAAAAACTGCCTCAGGTTATTTGGTAAAAAAACGGGAAGGAAGCAGTTATCCAGCTGATTCAACTTATTGGAACCCATCAGCGAACGACAACTGGCATTGGCGCAGTTCAACCGCTTCAGTGCCGCCCGATGCCGGTTATTTACAGGCAAGTAAAGCCATGACACCCAGGTAAAGAGTAGACCACAAACATTTTCTTCGCGTTTTCTGAAATCGGTACTTTGTTAAAGTGAGTATCAGCAAATGTTTCAAatgtaacaatatttttggCAGGATGCTCCACGTACACCGTCTCATCCGCAACTAACAGACGAATTCAACTTGAAAGCTTCATCCCGTGCCAACACCTTCAGCGCCACTACGAGAGTGCGTGAAGTCCCAGTAGCCGGGATTTACAAAAGAGAAATTCAGGAATTCAGGTCACGAACTCCTTCCGGACGAGGCGTAAGAGCGTCTGCCATCACTTGTCGATCGCTCGTTACGTCGCAAAGTGCAAAGTAAAACTTATAACTCATTACCAAAACAGCAATAGACGTTGCAATACGTATTTAATTTCCGTTTCTACGCTGAATAAGGTGACATTGATAGATGTGTATATTATATTCAGGGCTTTCAGCACCGGTTCACCTAGTATTTACGGCCAAGGAACGTCGAGCCAAACTGGAGGCGAGCAACCTAGCCGACTGCACAGAGAGCACGAACAGCTTCAGCTCACGAGAGAAAGGAAGAGACAAGCGCAAGTCACATCGCACAGAATCGACCGCATGTAAGAGAAATAGCAGCTGTTGCTTCAATTTTTCCCATTATCACGATCGTAATGCAAAACGCGTACAATTTgtgtaatgtttatttttcatcaggTATTACATGCACGGATCTTCAAGCAAGATTCATCAGAAGTACACCATAACTGATGACGAGCTTAGTCGTCTGAAAGCGCTCGCAATCTCTCGTGGAATGAAAATCCCCGTGTCTGTTGGCGCGTTTAGCTCCAAACGCGGATCCTCAATCAGCGGACCTCATTCTACTCCCAGGGGGGAAGAGGACAAGGATGACGATTATGACCTTGATCGGCAAGGAAGTGCGAAGACGGTCATTCCGACCGCCGATACTTTATCAGTAGGAGGAGATCCAGTATCAGGTGATGAAactgaaaaagaagaaattgtCAATTCCAAGGAGGATCGATCAACATCCGACCACGAAGACGATGAGCAACCTCAAGTCGACGAAAAAGAGCAAGACGATGGAAATCCTCCTCATTCGGAATCAGTGGACGGAGAGAAAACTCCAGATTGTGAAGTTCATTCCATCAAATCGGACTCAGCTGTTCTAAAACAGACGACGCAAAGAAACGTTACGTTTTTAACGGACGCAGATCACGAAGAAGATGACGTAAATGCCACATAGTTGACGATTTTCGTGTAATTAACTcatatattataattatagcTTCTCATAATAGCAGTGATGAAGGTTAAGCAGAGAAAAAGTTTAGTTTCTGCTGGTTTAAGTGGATATATACTCCACTTAAAGAATTAATTCATGGCAATTACGATAGCTGCAGTAAATATGGGTACGTTCTGATACATTGTTGCGACGTTAGTGTGTTTACCATACTCTCCTGGTGAATAAGCTGTGGGGTAAATCTTTTAATAGGTACTTAAGTTTGTGCGACTACTTTTGTTTCGGGCTTATATAGTAACTTCTGATCCCTGTGGCGTTTACAAGAATTTTTAGAGTGTCACCCGATACTGGCGCGGCCAAACAAGTTTCTTTCGGCGTTTTGTTGTGTAAGCCGCTCATCACGCGTCAATACGATTTACACGTAATTTCATCTTCAAACACGGATACTATAGGAATGTTTTGGAACAAAACACAGACTTCATTCATCCAGGTATTTACatctaaacttttttaatgGAGACTCCCTTAGCCGCACAGGTATTTTAATACTTGTTATTGAACAGTGCTCATGTTGTTATACCTATTCATTTCGctgcgtttttatttttggcaaGCCGTTTAATTATAGCCGCTTTCATTGTTACATATAaggttaaatttctttttttgttattttgaaagAGAAGCTTTTCCTGAAAGTACTATCCTGTTATATTCGACCTTATTCAGAAGAAGTGGGGTGGGAATTATCATCattgcattattttgtttttttttattatccCGCTGATATAGCAAATGATTGTAATGTAAATTGTGtctgttatttgcttattttattaATGCTTTTACGTATATGCATATGTGTAGTTCTTTATAAAACAGTGCTAAAATTGCAATACAGATCTTTGAACCTATACGTCGCCGCATTTTCATTCTACCGGAGCGTACAAAGCTATAAAAACGTATAGAAACCTAGTTGTTTCGAAATAATCATTATTAATCATAATGTTTTGTGTTACAGATCCATGTATGTACATCACCCGCTTTTCCCATCGTCTGGATTTCGGTGAAAAAACTCACGATGTGTCAGTGACAGCCATGCGACTGGTATCCAGAATGAAACGTGATTGGCTGCACACGGGCAGACGACCATCTGGCCTGTGCGGGGCCGCGTTGCTGGTAGCTGCCAGATTGCATGGGTTCAACTGCGATATGGACGACGTGGTGAAGGTCGTAAAAATCGGACACGATACAATACGCAAGAggtatgataaaataataattgcaGAAGCCAATCTTGTTTTAACTGCCAAACCGCATTCAGTGGTCTAATGTGTTGATGTAGGCCgatgttaaaacaacttacttTGCGTTCAATTCATAATGCAACGATTCTAAAACGAGAATGTTTGCTGGATGTGTTGACAGACTACtgtaaacgttttaaaataacttcGCTTAATCgtaaatcattttcatcatcGTATTTGAGAAATTGAATACAAGCTGTAAATGTTGCGTGCGGAACACAACGATTGTCGTTTACATTCAATAACAACTACCGCCAGATTAACTGAATTTGAATCGACTCCATCGTCAAAATTAACGATCAACGAGTTCATGAACATCGACCTCGAAGCTGAACACGACCCGCCAGCTTTCATTAACGGAAGGATCAAAGCGAAAATCCAGCAGCTTGAAGCGGAAGCTGGAGGCATGAACAACATTGAACGTGGGTACATTTCCTACCGAATGCTGGCATGTTCTTATACTGACTGCAACTGTTtctttataaattttgtaagtTACAACCATTTTATGTCTATTGATTTCAGTGCGCAATTCACCCAACAGCAACTTGATTGCAGTAATACGCATAAATTAGCTAAAGCCAAATGTGGTAATAACAATTATCACGTCTAAATGTAGAGCCTGGTGTTACCGGTATCCAATATGTAGCAATTTTATCCcatatatattattaaaagtGATTTGGTGGATTTCTTTTGTAGAGGAAATTGGAAAGATATCAAATGCAATTGATGATCAGTTGATGAAAAACAGCGCAGGTTCGTATTTTAAAAGCGGTTGTGTTGAAAGCTGGTCATTGCTGTATTCAATGAAATTTGCATCTGAACTTA
Proteins encoded in this window:
- the LOC143445250 gene encoding uncharacterized protein LOC143445250: MTSANNKLSSTHAAYHRFLQPAYEQMILHHVYKNKINLKSGASGQLLHKRPKTTGYLVKKREGSSYPADSTYWNPSANDNWHWRSSTASVPPDAGYLQDAPRTPSHPQLTDEFNLKASSRANTFSATTRVREVPVAGIYKREIQEFRSRTPSGRGVRASAITCRSLVTSQSAKAFSTGSPSIYGQGTSSQTGGEQPSRLHREHEQLQLTRERKRQAQVTSHRIDRMYYMHGSSSKIHQKYTITDDELSRLKALAISRGMKIPVSVGAFSSKRGSSISGPHSTPRGEEDKDDDYDLDRQGSAKTVIPTADTLSVGGDPVSGDETEKEEIVNSKEDRSTSDHEDDEQPQVDEKEQDDGNPPHSESVDGEKTPDCEVHSIKSDSAVLKQTTQRNVTFLTDADHEEDDVNAT